Proteins from a single region of Tissierellales bacterium:
- a CDS encoding ribokinase, with amino-acid sequence MADIIVIGSIYIDLVANVIDIPKKGETVIGTSFNQLPGGRGTNQAITMANLGGNVAMVGKIGDDDLGNKLVSQMESYGINTYYIEKTKEAPTGVSLISVDREGEDATIVASGANTKINNRNIDKADDIIEKSKIVVTQLEIPIETVKYGLKKAKTKGKYTILDPTPAQVLDCEIIRHVDLLIADKLKLEVLSGISINNEKDLKKAAEILLGLGVKELIVFLREKGCIYINSSESKNFNSYETSELNITNANNIFNSALTFKLSQGESMDESINYALEKVRG; translated from the coding sequence ATGGCTGATATTATAGTAATAGGTAGTATATATATAGATTTAGTTGCAAATGTAATAGATATACCTAAAAAAGGTGAAACTGTAATAGGGACAAGCTTTAACCAGCTCCCTGGTGGAAGAGGGACTAATCAAGCTATAACTATGGCTAATTTAGGTGGAAATGTAGCTATGGTCGGTAAAATAGGAGATGATGATTTGGGTAATAAATTAGTTTCACAGATGGAGTCTTATGGAATCAATACATATTATATTGAAAAAACTAAAGAAGCTCCAACAGGCGTATCCCTAATTTCAGTTGATAGAGAAGGTGAAGATGCAACTATCGTTGCATCAGGAGCTAATACTAAAATAAATAATAGAAATATAGATAAAGCTGATGATATAATTGAAAAGTCAAAAATAGTTGTAACACAATTAGAGATACCAATTGAAACTGTAAAATATGGGCTGAAAAAAGCAAAAACAAAAGGAAAGTATACTATCTTAGATCCTACCCCTGCCCAGGTTCTAGATTGTGAAATAATTCGACATGTGGACCTTTTAATAGCAGATAAATTAAAACTAGAAGTTTTAAGTGGCATTTCGATTAATAATGAAAAAGATTTAAAAAAAGCTGCTGAAATTCTTTTAGGATTAGGTGTTAAAGAGTTAATAGTATTCTTGAGAGAAAAAGGCTGTATATACATAAACTCTAGCGAATCTAAAAATTTTAATTCTTATGAAACCTCAGAATTAAATATTACTAATGCAAATAATATATTTAATTCGGCTCTTACCTTTAAGCTTTCTCAAGGGGAAAGCATGGATGAATCTATAAATTATGCACTTGAAAAAGTTAGAGGATAA
- a CDS encoding P1 family peptidase: MVTKEIKFTDIEGIQVGNAQDMEGGTGCTAVICEEGATAGVDVRGGSPGTRETDLLNPQNLVEKIHAVMLTGGSAFGLDAASGAMKYLEEKGIGFDVQVTKVPIVCSAVLFDLVVGDYKIRPDKEMGYKACINSTKKECLSGNVGAGTGATVGKFFGIDRAMKGGLGSYGIQVGDLKVGAIVAVNSLGDIIDPNTGEILAGLLDKDRENCIGTEEEMLKVYSGNKNIFSGNTTIGIVVTNGIFNKSQMNKIASMAHNGYGRTIRPAHSIFDGDTIFTMGTNKVEADINVVGFLAAKAMERAVIDGIKSADSAYGFKSYKELRKS, translated from the coding sequence ATGGTAACAAAAGAAATTAAATTTACAGATATAGAAGGTATACAGGTAGGAAATGCACAAGATATGGAAGGTGGAACTGGTTGCACAGCCGTAATATGTGAGGAAGGAGCTACAGCAGGTGTAGATGTAAGAGGTGGTTCGCCGGGGACTAGAGAAACTGATTTACTCAATCCCCAAAATTTAGTAGAAAAAATTCATGCCGTTATGTTAACAGGAGGAAGTGCCTTTGGATTGGATGCAGCTTCTGGTGCTATGAAATATTTGGAGGAAAAAGGTATTGGTTTCGATGTACAAGTAACAAAGGTACCTATAGTATGTAGTGCTGTCTTATTTGATTTAGTAGTAGGAGATTATAAGATTAGACCAGATAAAGAAATGGGATATAAGGCTTGCATTAATTCTACAAAGAAAGAATGTCTAAGTGGCAATGTTGGTGCCGGAACTGGAGCTACTGTGGGAAAGTTTTTTGGTATAGATAGGGCTATGAAAGGTGGTCTTGGTTCTTACGGTATTCAAGTTGGGGATTTAAAAGTAGGGGCTATAGTTGCTGTTAATTCTTTAGGAGATATTATTGATCCTAATACTGGGGAAATATTAGCTGGACTTTTAGATAAAGATAGAGAAAACTGTATTGGAACAGAAGAGGAAATGTTAAAGGTATATAGTGGAAATAAAAACATATTTAGTGGGAACACTACTATAGGAATAGTTGTAACTAATGGTATATTTAATAAGTCTCAAATGAATAAAATTGCTTCCATGGCCCATAATGGATATGGAAGAACTATAAGGCCTGCCCATTCTATATTTGATGGGGATACGATTTTTACTATGGGGACGAATAAAGTGGAAGCCGATATAAATGTAGTAGGTTTCTTAGCAGCTAAGGCTATGGAAAGAGCAGTTATAGATGGGATAAAGTCCGCTGATTCAGCTTATGGGTTTAAGTCTTATAAAGAGCTACGAAAAAGTTAG